Proteins co-encoded in one Deltaproteobacteria bacterium genomic window:
- the sucD gene encoding succinate--CoA ligase subunit alpha: MSILINKDTRVLVQGITGATGAFHTKQMLDYGTKIVGGVTPGKRGQKVEGVPVFNTIDEAVRETGANASVVYVPPAFAGDAIMECVDAEMDLVVAITEGIPILDMVKVKRFMEGRKTRLVGPNCPGVITPGECKIGIMPGYIHEPGEVGVVSRSGTLTYEAVAQLTSLSLGQSTCVGIGGDPVNGTDFIDVLRLFEGDPETRAVVLIGEIGGTAEEEAAQFIKDNMTKPVVGFIAGRTAPKGKRMGHAGAIISGGKGTADEKIKAFKDAGIEVAESPADMGVSMARVLGMEIN; this comes from the coding sequence ATGAGCATACTCATAAATAAGGATACCAGGGTCCTTGTTCAGGGAATTACGGGTGCCACGGGCGCATTCCATACAAAGCAGATGCTTGACTACGGTACCAAGATAGTGGGGGGAGTCACCCCTGGAAAGCGGGGGCAGAAGGTTGAGGGAGTCCCCGTTTTCAACACCATCGACGAAGCCGTGAGGGAGACGGGGGCGAATGCATCGGTGGTATATGTTCCACCTGCTTTTGCGGGTGATGCTATAATGGAATGCGTCGACGCCGAAATGGATCTTGTTGTGGCGATAACAGAGGGTATTCCCATTCTCGACATGGTGAAAGTCAAGCGATTCATGGAAGGCAGAAAGACCCGCCTCGTTGGCCCCAACTGCCCCGGAGTTATTACTCCCGGCGAGTGCAAGATAGGGATCATGCCCGGGTACATACACGAGCCGGGAGAAGTCGGCGTCGTGTCGCGGTCGGGCACGTTAACCTACGAAGCGGTTGCCCAGCTGACATCCCTTTCCCTGGGCCAGTCCACCTGTGTGGGAATTGGAGGAGACCCTGTCAACGGGACGGATTTCATAGATGTGCTGAGGCTTTTTGAGGGCGATCCCGAAACCCGGGCGGTGGTGTTGATCGGTGAGATAGGCGGTACCGCAGAGGAAGAGGCCGCCCAGTTCATCAAAGACAATATGACCAAGCCCGTGGTCGGCTTTATCGCGGGAAGGACCGCGCCGAAAGGGAAGAGAATGGGCCATGCGGGTGCAATCATATCGGGGGGGAAGGGAACGGCTGATGAGAAGATCAAGGCGTTCAAAGATGCAGGTATCGAGGTTGCCGAAAGCCCGGCCGATATGGGTGTTTCCATGGCCAGGGTGCTCGGCATGGAAATAAACTGA
- a CDS encoding 4Fe-4S dicluster domain-containing protein, which translates to MIPKENEKVKITIVPKFCKGCDICVRLCPKSVLGMEMFKVKVVDIDKCIICGQCELRCPDFAIFVEKKEVKGGKSG; encoded by the coding sequence ATGATCCCGAAGGAAAACGAGAAGGTAAAGATCACCATTGTCCCGAAATTCTGCAAGGGATGCGATATATGCGTGAGGTTGTGCCCGAAAAGCGTTCTCGGTATGGAGATGTTCAAGGTCAAGGTTGTTGATATCGACAAATGCATCATCTGCGGTCAATGTGAGCTCAGGTGTCCCGATTTCGCAATTTTCGTCGAAAAAAAGGAAGTGAAGGGAGGCAAAAGTGGCTAA
- a CDS encoding 2-oxoacid:acceptor oxidoreductase subunit alpha: protein MAKTIRLLQGNEACSEGALYAGCTFFAGYPITPSTEVAEVLAVKLPLIGGAFMQMEDEIAAMAAIIGASLAGSKSLTATSGPGFSLKQENIGFAAIAEVPCVIVNVMRGGPSTGVPTGPGQSDIMQCRWGTHGDHPIITLTPASVQEIFTETVRAFNLSEKYRNPVIIAFDEIVGHMREKIEIPEPGELEIIDRTKPNVAPEEYFPYDSSKGDIPPMANFFEGYRYHVTGLNHDMTGFPVNACELIHVEEERLMRKIDANRDDIIKYEEFMLDDAEVAIFAYGACGRSAKEAVETARENGMKIGLFRPLTIWPFPDREIEALAGRVKSIVVPELSLGQIILEVERTSKGKTRVEGIFRVDGDPINPGQILDMVKEVI from the coding sequence GTGGCTAAGACCATCCGTCTTTTGCAGGGAAATGAAGCCTGCTCCGAGGGAGCCCTGTACGCGGGCTGCACTTTTTTTGCCGGCTATCCGATAACTCCCTCAACCGAAGTGGCCGAGGTTCTGGCGGTGAAACTGCCCCTCATCGGTGGAGCCTTCATGCAGATGGAGGATGAGATCGCCGCGATGGCAGCCATTATCGGCGCGTCCCTTGCGGGCTCCAAGTCCTTGACCGCCACGAGCGGCCCCGGGTTTTCCCTCAAGCAGGAAAATATCGGTTTTGCTGCGATTGCCGAAGTTCCCTGCGTGATCGTAAACGTCATGAGGGGTGGCCCCTCAACGGGCGTTCCGACAGGACCGGGGCAATCTGATATCATGCAGTGCAGATGGGGAACCCACGGCGACCACCCGATAATTACGCTCACACCGGCATCGGTGCAGGAAATATTTACCGAGACGGTGAGGGCCTTTAACCTTTCAGAGAAATATCGGAATCCCGTCATTATCGCCTTCGATGAAATTGTGGGACATATGCGGGAGAAGATTGAAATTCCCGAACCGGGTGAGCTGGAGATAATCGACAGGACAAAGCCAAATGTGGCACCGGAAGAGTATTTCCCCTACGACTCCTCAAAGGGCGACATCCCCCCAATGGCGAACTTTTTCGAGGGTTACCGGTACCATGTGACCGGCCTGAATCACGACATGACGGGTTTCCCCGTCAATGCCTGTGAGCTGATCCATGTGGAGGAGGAGAGGCTCATGAGGAAAATTGATGCCAACAGGGATGACATTATCAAATACGAGGAGTTCATGCTCGACGATGCGGAGGTGGCGATTTTTGCATACGGCGCCTGCGGCAGGTCAGCCAAGGAGGCGGTGGAAACCGCCAGAGAGAATGGTATGAAAATAGGCCTCTTCAGGCCCCTGACCATCTGGCCATTTCCCGACAGGGAAATCGAGGCGCTTGCCGGAAGGGTGAAGAGCATCGTGGTTCCCGAGTTGAGCCTCGGTCAGATCATTCTCGAGGTCGAAAGGACTTCAAAGGGCAAAACCAGGGTAGAAGGGATATTCAGGGTCGATGGCGACCCCATAAATCCCGGGCAAATTCTGGACATGGTGAAGGAGGTTATCTGA
- a CDS encoding 2-oxoacid:ferredoxin oxidoreductase subunit beta — MAYDYSPYLRNEKFPHIWCPGCTYGIVLKAIIRGLEKSGISKDDTAIVSGIGCASRLPGYVDFNTLHTAHGRAIAFATGIKMVKPEKNVLVITGDGDATAIGGNHFIHACRRNIDITVIIFNNFIYGMTGGQYSPTTPTGAFATTMPYGNVDPHFDINELSKGSGATFVARGTAYHAAALDRLVVEAINHKGLSVLEIINACPTTYGRRNKFKNPTDMLLWMKDHYVPLSAYQKLPPEKAEGKYPTGILFRIEKPEYSEVYYEMVKRVRSREKGGR, encoded by the coding sequence ATGGCTTATGATTACAGTCCCTATTTGAGGAACGAAAAATTCCCCCACATTTGGTGTCCCGGGTGCACATACGGAATCGTACTGAAAGCAATCATCCGCGGATTAGAAAAATCAGGAATATCAAAAGATGACACGGCCATTGTTTCAGGTATTGGCTGTGCCTCGAGACTCCCCGGATATGTCGACTTTAATACCCTCCACACCGCCCATGGAAGAGCAATAGCATTCGCCACGGGTATAAAAATGGTAAAACCGGAAAAAAATGTTCTCGTCATCACCGGGGACGGGGATGCCACCGCAATCGGGGGAAACCACTTTATTCATGCCTGCAGGAGAAATATCGACATCACCGTGATCATCTTCAACAATTTCATCTACGGCATGACGGGGGGACAGTACTCCCCCACAACTCCCACCGGAGCCTTCGCAACGACGATGCCCTACGGAAACGTAGATCCTCACTTTGACATTAACGAGCTGTCCAAGGGGTCAGGTGCAACCTTTGTCGCCCGTGGGACGGCATATCACGCAGCCGCCCTGGACAGGCTGGTGGTAGAGGCCATAAATCACAAGGGCCTTTCTGTTCTTGAAATCATAAATGCATGCCCAACCACCTATGGGAGAAGGAACAAGTTCAAGAATCCCACGGACATGCTTCTCTGGATGAAAGACCATTACGTGCCTCTGAGCGCCTATCAGAAACTTCCTCCTGAAAAGGCTGAAGGGAAATACCCAACGGGAATTCTCTTCAGGATTGAAAAACCGGAGTACTCCGAAGTCTACTACGAGATGGTTAAAAGGGTCAGATCAAGAGAAAAAGGAGGGAGGTGA
- a CDS encoding 2-oxoacid:ferredoxin oxidoreductase subunit gamma, with product MMARYEIRFSGSGGQGLILAGVIFAEAAAIYGGINAVQSQSYGPEARGGASKSEVIISDETINFPKAMSIDLLLALTQEACTKYYVDLKEEGVLLVDEDFVTEIPEGNYRVIKLPIIRAAQEKVGKAFVANIVAIGAITAIVEKISFDSVEKAVLSRVPRGTEDLNKMALKIGFDMAKEKIAQ from the coding sequence GTGATGGCGCGCTACGAGATCAGGTTTTCAGGATCGGGCGGTCAGGGGTTGATCCTCGCGGGAGTGATATTTGCAGAAGCGGCCGCAATATACGGAGGAATCAATGCGGTCCAGAGCCAGTCCTACGGTCCCGAAGCACGGGGAGGTGCAAGCAAGTCCGAGGTCATCATCAGCGACGAAACGATAAATTTCCCAAAAGCCATGAGCATCGATCTCCTTCTTGCCCTGACACAGGAGGCCTGTACCAAATACTATGTGGACCTGAAGGAAGAGGGCGTCCTGCTCGTCGACGAGGACTTTGTCACGGAGATTCCCGAGGGAAATTACCGGGTGATAAAGCTCCCCATCATCAGGGCGGCCCAGGAGAAGGTGGGAAAGGCTTTTGTGGCAAATATCGTTGCCATAGGGGCAATAACGGCGATCGTTGAAAAGATCAGTTTCGACTCCGTAGAGAAAGCCGTCCTCTCGAGGGTTCCCCGGGGGACTGAAGATCTGAACAAAATGGCCCTCAAGATCGGCTTCGATATGGCAAAGGAAAAAATCGCTCAGTAA
- a CDS encoding nucleoside-diphosphate kinase, whose translation MERTLSIVKPDGVERGLIGEVIARFEKEGIKIVAIKMVKMEKAQAEGFYAVHEGRPFFNSLTTFMSSGPIVALVLEGEGVIAKNREIMGATDPAEAAAGTIRADFASEIEKNIVHGSDSPETAQKEIAFFFSELEVI comes from the coding sequence TTGGAGAGGACGCTCAGCATAGTGAAACCCGATGGGGTCGAGAGGGGGCTCATCGGGGAAGTCATCGCCAGGTTTGAAAAAGAGGGGATAAAAATAGTAGCCATCAAGATGGTGAAGATGGAAAAAGCACAGGCCGAGGGTTTCTACGCGGTGCACGAAGGGAGACCTTTTTTCAACAGCCTCACCACGTTCATGTCCTCAGGACCGATCGTGGCCCTGGTCCTCGAGGGAGAGGGAGTGATAGCAAAGAACCGGGAAATCATGGGGGCCACCGACCCCGCAGAGGCCGCCGCCGGGACCATTCGGGCCGATTTTGCCTCGGAGATAGAGAAAAATATCGTTCACGGGAGCGACTCCCCCGAAACGGCGCAAAAGGAGATAGCCTTCTTTTTCAGCGAGCTTGAAGTGATCTAA
- the rlmN gene encoding 23S rRNA (adenine(2503)-C(2))-methyltransferase RlmN, with amino-acid sequence MGSRVDLKGKTLGELEELFSAWGKERFRARQIYRWIYGKLETGFPEMTDLSKPFRRELEEHFLVSRFDHDVVRVSRDGTVKFLFMLPDGDGVETVLIPEGRRNTICLSTQVGCRMGCRFCAAAEGGFSRNLTAGEIVNQFCAAEQYLRARGERSTNVVFMGMGEPLDNLDEVLRTIEILNSEFAFSISQKRITVSTCGLIPELKRLVSACDVSLAVSLNATTDALRSKLMAVNKRYPLQDLVQFLEQVKPKKNRKVTVEYLLIAGLNDSPRDAARLAALLKSCRVKVNLLPFNQTGSNSYATPGFASVDRFREILVNEGIQTIIRERRGADIEAACGQLRGKMRGKGKTLE; translated from the coding sequence ATGGGTAGCAGGGTAGACCTGAAGGGAAAAACTCTGGGGGAACTCGAGGAGCTCTTTTCCGCGTGGGGCAAGGAGCGATTCAGGGCCCGGCAGATATACAGGTGGATCTACGGAAAGCTCGAGACGGGCTTCCCGGAGATGACGGACCTCTCCAAACCTTTCCGCCGGGAGCTGGAGGAACACTTTCTCGTATCCCGCTTTGATCACGATGTGGTGAGGGTGTCCCGGGACGGGACGGTGAAGTTTCTCTTCATGCTCCCCGATGGAGATGGGGTTGAGACGGTCCTGATCCCGGAGGGCAGGAGAAATACCATATGCCTGTCTACCCAGGTCGGCTGCAGGATGGGGTGCCGTTTCTGCGCAGCCGCGGAGGGAGGTTTTTCGAGAAACCTGACCGCCGGGGAGATAGTCAATCAGTTCTGTGCGGCAGAGCAGTACCTGCGCGCACGGGGAGAGCGCTCGACCAACGTTGTCTTCATGGGTATGGGAGAGCCCCTGGATAATCTCGACGAAGTTTTAAGAACGATAGAAATCCTGAACTCAGAATTTGCATTTTCTATTTCCCAAAAGAGAATTACCGTTTCCACCTGCGGCCTTATACCCGAGCTGAAAAGGCTCGTGTCTGCCTGCGACGTTTCCCTTGCCGTTTCCCTGAATGCGACGACGGATGCTCTTCGAAGCAAACTGATGGCGGTGAACAAAAGATACCCGCTCCAGGACCTCGTACAGTTCCTCGAGCAGGTCAAGCCGAAAAAAAACAGAAAGGTTACGGTCGAATATCTTCTCATTGCGGGATTGAATGACTCACCGCGTGATGCGGCACGGCTGGCGGCGCTTCTGAAATCGTGCAGGGTAAAGGTAAACCTCCTTCCGTTCAACCAGACGGGTTCGAATTCCTATGCAACCCCCGGTTTTGCGTCGGTGGACAGATTCCGGGAAATCCTTGTGAACGAGGGAATCCAGACTATAATACGGGAGAGGAGAGGAGCCGATATTGAGGCCGCCTGCGGACAGTTGCGGGGAAAAATGAGGGGAAAGGGAAAAACCCTTGAATAG
- the mtnP gene encoding S-methyl-5'-thioadenosine phosphorylase: MKTVLGVIGGSGLYDISGVDIVDEVSVETPFGPPSDSYIIGEHERGKIIFLPRHGRGHRIHPSKINFRANVYGMVKLGVTRILSVSAVGSMKEEIAPGDIVVVDQFYDNTRFRINTFFDDGIVGHIAFADPVCAELAQILYNAANQVVERVHNGGTYICIEGPQFSTRAESLVYRSFGVDVIGMTNIPEAKLAREAGLCYSTMALATDYDCWHESEEDVTAEKVVEVLKRNVANSKKIILEVAMNLPGERGCSCSQALKNAIMTARDRIAPETYEKLKPIIGDFLE; the protein is encoded by the coding sequence ATGAAAACGGTTCTTGGCGTCATCGGGGGCAGTGGCCTTTACGATATTTCCGGCGTCGATATCGTTGATGAGGTGAGCGTCGAGACGCCCTTCGGACCCCCTTCCGATTCATACATAATCGGTGAACATGAGAGGGGGAAGATAATTTTCCTCCCCCGGCACGGTAGGGGCCACAGGATACATCCTTCAAAAATAAACTTCAGGGCAAATGTTTATGGGATGGTGAAGCTCGGTGTTACCAGGATTCTCTCCGTAAGTGCCGTGGGGAGCATGAAAGAGGAGATTGCCCCGGGCGACATCGTCGTCGTGGATCAGTTCTATGACAATACGAGGTTTCGCATCAACACATTTTTCGATGATGGGATCGTCGGACACATTGCCTTTGCAGACCCTGTTTGCGCTGAACTGGCTCAGATTTTGTACAATGCTGCTAACCAGGTGGTGGAGAGAGTTCATAACGGCGGGACGTATATATGCATCGAGGGCCCCCAGTTTTCGACGCGTGCCGAGTCCCTCGTGTATCGTTCTTTCGGGGTCGACGTGATCGGCATGACGAATATCCCGGAAGCGAAGCTGGCGAGAGAGGCAGGGCTGTGCTATTCAACAATGGCCCTTGCGACAGATTATGACTGCTGGCACGAGAGCGAAGAGGATGTCACAGCTGAAAAAGTGGTCGAAGTCCTGAAAAGGAACGTTGCGAACTCGAAAAAAATTATCCTGGAAGTAGCCATGAACCTTCCCGGTGAGAGAGGCTGTTCCTGTTCCCAGGCACTGAAAAATGCCATAATGACGGCAAGGGACAGGATTGCACCGGAAACTTACGAGAAGCTGAAACCCATCATTGGAGACTTCCTCGAATAG
- a CDS encoding tetratricopeptide repeat protein: MKKLLTFLTLMFLVSALASCAATNKQQKREAESRLRLAVGYLQDGKITAALAELDKAEKLDPDNPEIKLAIGLVHLRRGDLELSEKYMLKAVAIDEDYSEAYNNLGLLYSRMGKSEKAIEYYNKTLENILYPTPERAYNNLGIEYEKMGLADKAEEMYLRASSISPTFPAAHFNLGRIYTQKGDYDEAIQHFNRAIRLNPGYVSAHFQLGTVYLKKKDYEKALESFRKVEQISTSDDVKDMAREYIELIER; the protein is encoded by the coding sequence ATGAAAAAGTTGCTCACTTTCCTTACCCTGATGTTTCTTGTCTCTGCCCTCGCCTCGTGTGCTGCCACAAACAAACAGCAGAAAAGGGAGGCTGAATCAAGACTCCGACTCGCAGTGGGGTATCTGCAGGATGGAAAGATTACGGCAGCCCTCGCTGAGCTCGATAAAGCCGAAAAGCTCGACCCGGACAATCCGGAAATCAAGCTCGCCATCGGACTCGTCCATCTAAGGAGAGGTGATCTCGAGCTCTCAGAGAAATACATGCTGAAAGCAGTTGCAATTGATGAAGATTATTCGGAGGCGTACAACAATCTGGGCCTTCTCTACAGCAGGATGGGGAAGAGCGAAAAGGCTATCGAGTACTACAACAAGACCCTGGAGAACATCCTCTACCCGACACCCGAGAGAGCCTACAACAATCTCGGCATCGAATACGAGAAGATGGGATTGGCAGACAAGGCCGAGGAGATGTACCTGCGGGCCTCATCGATCTCTCCAACATTTCCCGCAGCTCATTTCAATCTCGGAAGGATCTATACGCAGAAGGGTGATTACGACGAGGCGATACAGCATTTCAACAGGGCTATCAGGCTGAATCCCGGGTACGTCTCTGCGCACTTTCAGCTCGGCACCGTGTATCTGAAGAAAAAAGATTATGAAAAGGCCCTGGAATCGTTCAGGAAAGTCGAGCAGATCAGCACATCGGATGATGTTAAAGATATGGCACGAGAGTATATCGAACTTATTGAAAGATAA
- a CDS encoding DUF4115 domain-containing protein produces MPSIALKEAREKKKITLEEASRLLKISKSYINAIEEGDFDVLPEPVFSKGYIKSYCQLLEVDPKEMLDSYNDYISAREPVKLEPLKPIPGRNRRRIRLKGWPAWIITALAILVLIVSVLGYQIRKEKNKLALRAKLETEFAHNASDMVEQTTERGEGESVQAPKKEGEKAEADNGGIKASEGDQGLNLNLEARELTWLYIVPDSGSPIDVTLYPGDRLKVKAKKTIKFKLGNAGGVSAVLNGKKLGPLGKSGEVVEKTVSMEGVE; encoded by the coding sequence TTGCCTTCGATAGCATTGAAAGAAGCTCGAGAGAAAAAGAAGATAACCCTTGAAGAGGCTTCCCGGCTTCTCAAGATAAGCAAATCCTATATCAATGCCATCGAGGAAGGTGATTTCGACGTACTCCCGGAACCCGTTTTCTCCAAGGGCTATATAAAGAGTTACTGCCAGCTCCTCGAGGTCGACCCGAAAGAGATGTTGGATAGCTACAACGATTACATCTCTGCAAGGGAGCCGGTCAAACTCGAACCCCTGAAGCCGATACCGGGCAGAAACAGGAGAAGAATCCGTCTGAAAGGTTGGCCCGCATGGATCATAACGGCTCTGGCCATACTTGTTCTGATCGTTTCGGTGCTGGGCTACCAGATACGGAAGGAGAAAAACAAGCTCGCCCTCCGGGCAAAGCTCGAAACGGAGTTTGCACATAACGCCTCTGACATGGTGGAGCAGACAACGGAAAGAGGGGAGGGAGAGAGCGTGCAGGCACCGAAAAAAGAGGGAGAAAAGGCTGAGGCCGATAACGGTGGAATCAAGGCAAGTGAGGGCGATCAGGGATTGAATCTCAACCTCGAAGCCAGGGAGCTAACCTGGCTCTACATAGTCCCTGACAGCGGAAGCCCGATAGACGTAACCCTCTATCCCGGTGACCGGTTGAAGGTGAAAGCCAAGAAGACCATCAAGTTCAAACTGGGCAATGCCGGTGGTGTCTCGGCGGTCCTGAACGGGAAAAAATTAGGGCCTCTTGGAAAATCGGGGGAAGTGGTTGAAAAGACGGTGAGTATGGAGGGAGTTGAGTGA
- a CDS encoding GAF domain-containing protein, with amino-acid sequence MREANVRCRKCGKIMGKEKVDYDHIHWGCICGYKEKTYYAKRTRRVNPYETKFSHPVLDLESGGAISLFAEVDRKVDLLSLEEISRLTTSSEPLPSVLADIVKSIARRMQVEVCSIYLYKRKYLVLTATHGLSQKSVGVVKLKPGEGITGAAALSDGPVVVSDASADDRYKYFAVTEEEKYKGMLSCPIRDGDRLLGVLNVQTVKIHFFNPFEMNYINIVSNLIRNCLKIRGKKR; translated from the coding sequence GTGAGAGAGGCAAATGTCCGCTGCAGGAAATGCGGAAAGATAATGGGAAAAGAGAAGGTCGACTACGACCACATACACTGGGGTTGCATTTGCGGGTACAAAGAGAAAACCTACTATGCGAAACGGACAAGGAGAGTCAACCCCTATGAGACGAAGTTTTCTCACCCCGTCCTCGATCTTGAGAGCGGGGGGGCGATTTCACTTTTTGCCGAAGTGGACAGGAAGGTGGACCTCTTGTCCCTCGAAGAAATAAGCAGGCTTACTACCTCCTCCGAACCTCTTCCATCCGTGCTTGCCGACATCGTAAAGAGCATCGCACGCAGGATGCAGGTGGAGGTCTGCTCTATTTACCTTTACAAGAGAAAGTACCTCGTCCTCACTGCCACGCACGGTCTTTCGCAGAAATCTGTGGGGGTGGTCAAATTAAAACCGGGTGAGGGAATAACGGGTGCGGCCGCACTCAGCGACGGTCCTGTAGTGGTGAGCGATGCGTCTGCTGATGATCGTTATAAGTATTTTGCCGTTACGGAGGAGGAAAAATACAAGGGGATGCTGTCCTGTCCGATCAGGGATGGAGATAGACTCCTCGGTGTGTTAAACGTTCAAACGGTAAAGATACACTTCTTCAACCCCTTTGAGATGAACTATATCAACATAGTTTCCAATCTGATCAGGAACTGCCTCAAAATAAGAGGGAAGAAAAGGTAA